AGGTATGACCGGCCCGTTTCCTTCGCTGCCTGCTCCGCCGCCTCTATGATCTCGTGATGCACTCTCGTCGTCTCGTCCTCAGTCATCCCCCGGCTGTTCGTGAGAATATAAAACACTTTATCGGCGCCGGAGAATCCTTTCCTCAGGGACTCTGTCGTCCAGTCCGTATAGACTTGTATGTCATGCACTGTCTGCACCCCTGTAGGGTCGTCGTCCAGCACAACAAATTTTACCTCATTTCGGGCAATCTCTTCCCCAAGCAGTGCATCCAGCTCCGCCTCATCCATTTGAGGATATTGATCCAATATACTGCAGCTTTGTTTTTCTTCCGTTGTCTTCATATACGCTCCAAACATTCTTGTTATTGACCTCTGTCACTCTGCGGAAAATCAAAGAGGCATCTCTGATTTCACTTCCACATCCGCCAGTTTCTCAAAATACTGTACAATCCCTGCATGATCTTCATCCATGTGACCGCCTACCTTCAGCGCCTGCATGATCTCAAACAATTCCGCTGTCAGCGGAAGCGGCACATCCAGATCATGCGCTGTGTTGATCACGTTTTTAATATCCTTATGGTTAATACTGATCTTACCACCCGGCACAAAATTTCTCGCACACATCATCGGCGCTTTGGCATCCAGCACTGCGCTTCCGGCAAGACCTCCCCGGATCGCCTGATATACCTTCATCGGATCGGCGCCCGCTTTGGTCGCCAGCACCAGAGCCTCCGACACGGTCGCGATACCAAGATTTACAATAATCTGATTTGCCAGTTTCGTCACACTGCCGCTTCCGCTGCCGCCGATCAGCAGACTGCTGTTTCCGAGAATGGCAAACAAAGGCTGCAGCTTTGCAAAATCGGCCTCGTCGCCGCCACACATGATCGCAAGACTCCCTGCTATCGCCCCCGGCTCCCCGCCGCTGACAGGCGCATCCACAAAACCGACGCCGATCTCCTTCAGTTTCTCATAACAGGTCCTGCTCTCTCCGGGCGTCACACTGGACATATCGCACACCAGTTTCCCGGCCGACAGCCCTTCTGCGACGCCGCCTTCCCCAAATAAAACATCCTGAACAATACCGCCGCTTGGAAGAATTGTCAATATGATGTCACATGTCTGCCCGATCTCTTTATAGCTGCCTGTTTCCGCCCCAAGCTCCGTCAGCTCCTGCACCGCAGCTTTATTCAGATCGGAGACAACCAGCTGTACCTGTTCCTTCAATAAATTTTTTGCCATAGGCTTTCCCATAATACCAAGCCCGATAAACCCTACTTTCATTCCTGTTCTCCTTGTATCATGTATTTAGGTTATTCTTCTGCCAATTCCCCGGATGAGATTACCTCTCACGGCCTTAGACCCAGCCCGCCTTCCAGCGTAATCGTCTCCCCGGTCATATACTTAAAGTCATCCGAGACAAGCTGTACGCACACCCTGCCGATCTCTGTCTCCGGATCCCCCAGATGCCCCATCGGCGGCATATGTACATTTTTTTCATAGGCTTCCGGATATGCCTTTTGAAAGTTTTCCAACTGTGACGTCCATGCCAGTGGACAGATGACATTTACATTGATCCCATCTTTACCCCACTCATTGGCCGCCACACGGGAAATACCGCGAATCCCTTCCTTTGCCGCCGCATACGCGCATTGTCCCACATTGCCAAACAAACCGGCCCCGGAAGCAAAGTTAATCACAGACCCCTTACTCTCCTTCAGGTAAGGATAGCAGGCCTGCATATAATAAAAGACCGCATACAGTCCGGAATAAAGCGCCAGATCGAACTGCTCCGTCGTATGGTCCGCCAGAGACACCCCTGACGCAGATGCCTGTGCGCTGTTAATCAGCCCGTTGACACCGCCAAATGTTTCCACTGTCTGTCTCACTACCTGTTCCACTACCGCCCTGTTGTCT
The sequence above is a segment of the Lachnospiraceae bacterium JLR.KK008 genome. Coding sequences within it:
- a CDS encoding SDR family oxidoreductase — translated: MGQLDGKTIIVTGGGRAVLSDGRCGSIGYGIATAFAKEGANLVVTGRNGKKLEDAREELERKYGVKVLAIQADVSAGADNRAVVEQVVRQTVETFGGVNGLINSAQASASGVSLADHTTEQFDLALYSGLYAVFYYMQACYPYLKESKGSVINFASGAGLFGNVGQCAYAAAKEGIRGISRVAANEWGKDGINVNVICPLAWTSQLENFQKAYPEAYEKNVHMPPMGHLGDPETEIGRVCVQLVSDDFKYMTGETITLEGGLGLRP
- the garR gene encoding 2-hydroxy-3-oxopropionate reductase, which gives rise to MKVGFIGLGIMGKPMAKNLLKEQVQLVVSDLNKAAVQELTELGAETGSYKEIGQTCDIILTILPSGGIVQDVLFGEGGVAEGLSAGKLVCDMSSVTPGESRTCYEKLKEIGVGFVDAPVSGGEPGAIAGSLAIMCGGDEADFAKLQPLFAILGNSSLLIGGSGSGSVTKLANQIIVNLGIATVSEALVLATKAGADPMKVYQAIRGGLAGSAVLDAKAPMMCARNFVPGGKISINHKDIKNVINTAHDLDVPLPLTAELFEIMQALKVGGHMDEDHAGIVQYFEKLADVEVKSEMPL